In Gimesia benthica, a single window of DNA contains:
- the mtnA gene encoding S-methyl-5-thioribose-1-phosphate isomerase: MNMNTEHEAASDVATLYWVGGTDGYLKMIDQTLLPTEYKEIECRDVETVWEAIKKLRVRGAPAIGIAAAYGVVVGLQTEAGTSRAEFDQRLKIVAEYLAGSRPTAVNLFWALDRLQKLAADSADLDSGEMHALLLEEARRIEVEDLEMCHKIGEVGAALLSPGDGVLTHCNAGGLATSGGGTALAVFFEAARQGKGIHVYADETRPLLQGARLTTWELMQRNVPVTLISDSMAGWVMKEGKIQAVVTGADRIAANGDSANKIGTYSVALLASLHDIPFYIAAPSSTFDLSLESGAEIPIEERQPEEITNGFGKQTAPEGVDVYNPAFDVTPAKFIRGIITERGLIQPVTTEQVLRVLNSEPVQS; the protein is encoded by the coding sequence ATGAATATGAATACCGAGCACGAGGCCGCTTCCGATGTCGCCACACTTTACTGGGTGGGTGGGACAGATGGATATCTGAAGATGATCGATCAGACCCTGCTGCCGACCGAGTATAAAGAAATTGAATGTCGAGATGTCGAAACGGTTTGGGAAGCGATCAAGAAGTTGCGCGTACGCGGTGCACCAGCGATCGGGATCGCAGCCGCCTATGGTGTCGTCGTGGGTTTGCAAACGGAAGCAGGCACCTCGCGTGCGGAATTTGATCAACGACTGAAAATCGTTGCCGAGTATCTGGCTGGGAGCCGGCCGACGGCGGTGAACCTGTTCTGGGCACTTGATCGATTGCAGAAGCTGGCTGCGGATTCAGCGGATCTGGACAGCGGTGAAATGCATGCGTTGCTGCTGGAAGAAGCACGGCGGATTGAAGTCGAAGACCTGGAGATGTGTCATAAAATCGGTGAAGTAGGAGCGGCGCTGCTCTCTCCCGGTGATGGTGTGCTGACACACTGCAATGCCGGCGGTCTGGCAACTTCGGGTGGAGGGACGGCCCTGGCGGTCTTCTTCGAAGCGGCCAGGCAGGGGAAGGGGATTCACGTTTACGCTGACGAGACCCGTCCGTTATTACAGGGCGCGCGACTGACGACCTGGGAACTGATGCAGCGGAATGTCCCCGTGACTCTCATCAGTGACTCGATGGCGGGCTGGGTCATGAAAGAAGGCAAGATCCAGGCCGTGGTGACCGGAGCAGACCGGATCGCCGCTAATGGTGATTCCGCGAATAAGATTGGCACGTATTCCGTCGCGCTGCTGGCAAGCCTGCACGATATTCCTTTTTATATCGCCGCGCCGTCAAGTACGTTCGACTTAAGCCTGGAAAGCGGTGCCGAGATTCCGATTGAGGAACGGCAGCCGGAAGAGATCACCAACGGATTTGGCAAACAGACTGCGCCAGAAGGAGTTGATGTATACAACCCTGCGTTTGATGTGACACCGGCAAAGTTCATTCGGGGCATCATAACCGAACGGGGACTGATTCAGCCTGTCACGACGGAGCAGGTGCTGCGTGTTCTCAATTCAGAACCGGTACAGAGTTGA
- a CDS encoding 3-keto-disaccharide hydrolase — MLLTARKIFTLSLLTIAGLMVSVTAPLSAEEHCESDFVSIFNGKNLDGWQGATDGYFVKDGMLISKKESGGNLFTDKEYSNFVLRFDFKLDAGANNGIGFHVPLKPKTSPAYAGKELQILDNTAEKYAKLQDYQYHGSLYGTAAAKRGYLNPVGEWNTQEVLVNGNHVKVTLNGTVILDYDMGDAKKNGTIDHKDHPGLKRDKGYICLCGHGAEIEFKDFRIKELK; from the coding sequence ATGCTTCTGACTGCCCGTAAAATCTTTACCCTCTCTCTGCTGACCATCGCCGGTCTGATGGTTTCCGTGACTGCACCTCTGAGCGCTGAAGAACACTGCGAAAGCGATTTCGTCAGCATCTTCAATGGTAAGAATCTGGATGGCTGGCAAGGTGCGACCGACGGGTACTTCGTCAAAGATGGCATGCTGATCAGCAAGAAAGAAAGTGGCGGAAATCTCTTCACCGATAAAGAATACTCCAACTTCGTGCTGCGTTTTGACTTCAAACTCGACGCCGGTGCCAACAACGGGATCGGTTTCCACGTTCCTCTGAAACCGAAAACCAGCCCTGCTTATGCCGGTAAAGAACTTCAGATCCTGGATAACACCGCTGAAAAATATGCCAAGCTGCAGGACTATCAGTACCACGGTTCGCTCTACGGAACAGCTGCTGCCAAGCGTGGCTATTTGAATCCTGTAGGAGAATGGAACACCCAGGAAGTTCTCGTGAATGGCAACCATGTCAAAGTGACCCTCAACGGCACTGTTATTCTGGACTACGACATGGGAGACGCCAAGAAGAATGGCACGATCGATCACAAAGATCACCCCGGTCTCAAACGGGACAAAGGCTATATCTGTCTGTGCGGCCATGGCGCCGAAATCGAGTTCAAAGATTTCCGTATCAAAGAACTGAAATAG